From Anopheles funestus chromosome 3RL, idAnoFuneDA-416_04, whole genome shotgun sequence, a single genomic window includes:
- the LOC125769931 gene encoding adenylyl cyclase X E, whose amino-acid sequence MIGEVNSEAGVYAPDECDICRPDSNTDQSHDTEGDYIALKKWELGFLRRECVNLGLETFYLKYMERVQRSYLSIFVVLQTFVSISHVIVIVTGKPHPTAAIHPDLICYLFGILIVWISLFAAFKEGLVKAYPWVPYVSSSIAVITMIITDLTIPLYHAVVTFINPPLRPSYASHTILAIYIFLPLSENIHGIILGSATSLCYLIVMTLITYRLEENTALKVITELIYFICLNLFGLYFRLINEVAIRRTFLDRRELVEGNLLLKFARNQEKELLLSILPEHTAELMEKDIRAMIEKMRNDQHNANQTINTQNFFRTGTQWRSINKLYVQKHTNVTILYADVVNYTHMTTQLPVRTLVDVLHELFVKFDEASKEFNVLRIKFLGDCYYCVSGVPVRNKYHAKSCVNLGLRMIKDIRDVRMSRDLNIDMRIGIHSGSIISGVIGACKWQYDIWSKDVIIANKMESTGEAGKVHVTMQTLELLDGEYIFEEGTPQAKEDPILVKHNIQTFLIVPQPGYDDGSFFTVQEPGPSSRMSSGVKRKTIKKERNLVTRNFMQNSMEQFREIMKLTNVEMAYELERMPIGRFQFNKLFSSYKTYIQEPSHTVSPRSTETGARCSEEDTNRLDNMSPFFMCFENKRWELTYLQEPDLMLKYSVLMSFIVFVCILLIQILNEASGMYFWVLNGLSGALLLAFIPITWFKKVWDVYTPYSIDDLLRVRKPQSRVMRIFYDFSNDIMSNYVIRTVIYLITIALLVVCSLMYLIECNYDLLEHSTTSELPPTVMDNLTNLLQEQRGPFDSLGKNFCTNPWSVTQCLTLAIGMAFLFLRIHFLLKAAVGLLIFFCYCWAIFDELYYYFDSSASMNPGLDPKVSHLMLILFIVIIFHWIDRQSEYIARTDYNWKQQLLKQKEEAEVTKQTNKILVENILPTHVAEIYINRQLKNEFYNEEYENVAVMFATITNMEVNTDISVENEKSVLKVLNEIICDFDERLQYFDGYLKVEKIKVAGWTYMAACGLDPGRCDSSSSLSGYRSVSGMTRTSLMTNGRRSLNPRTSLEVTHKASTSTRSNSSNSSRQSNNVTIVMAEFALELMRVLRDFSNENFKQTSPGLLRVGISHGKVMAGVVGSSKPLYDIWGNAVNMASRMDSTGRPGRIQVTKESAEVLQSYGYQCDYRGEIFVKGRGKIPTYFLKISNDLKFLKKLCATSNGNAPTEYITTKL is encoded by the exons ATGATTGGTGAGGTGAATTCCGAAGCGGGCGTTTATGCACCGGACGAATGTGACATTTGTCGACCGGATAGCAACACCGATCAGTCCCACGACACCGAGGGCGATTACATTGCGCTCAAGAAGTGGGAACTAGGATTTCTGCGG CGCGAGTGTGTCAATCTGGGATTGGAAACCTTCTACCTGAAATATATGGAACGGGTTCAGCGCAGCTATCTGTCGATATTTGTAGTGCTTCAAACGTTCGTCAGTATCTCGCATGTGATCGTCATCGTGACCGGTAAGCCG CATCCAACGGCGGCAATTCATCCAGATCTGATCTGCTATCTGTTTGGGATTCTCATCGTCTGGATTTCACTGTTTGCCGCCTTCAAAGAGGGTCTCGTGAAGGCCTATCCTTGGGTACCGTACGTCTCTTCCAGCATTGCCGTCATTACGATGATCATTACCGATCTGACAATTCCTCTGTACCATGCGGTTGTCACCTTCATCAATCCACCGCTACGTCCTTCCTATGCCAGCCATACCATTCTGGCTATCTACATATTTCTTCCACTCAGCGAAAACATCCACGGCATCATACTGGGCAGTGCAACGTCTCTGTGCTATCTGATCGTGATGACGCTGATCACCTACAGGTTGGAGGAAAATACGGCACTCAAGGTGATCACCGAGCTGATCTATTTCATCTGTCTGAATCTGTTTGGGTTGTACTTCCGGCTCATCAACGAAGTGGCTATTAGACGGACATTTCTCGACAGACGCGAGCTAGTCGAGGGAAACTTGCTATTGAAATTTGCACGTAACCAAGAG AAAGAGCTTCTGCTTAGTATCCTGCCGGAACATACGGCCGAGCTGATGGAGAAGGACATTCGTGCGATGATAGAAAAAATGCGCAATGATCAGCATAATGCCAATCAAACGATCAATACCCAAAA CTTTTTCCGAACCGGCACTCAATGGCGTTCTATAAA CAAACTGTACGTACAGAAGCATACCAACGTTACGATTCTGTACGCCGATGTGGTCAACTACACGCACATGACAACGCAACTGCCCGTTCGCACCCTGGTGGACGTATTGCACGAACTGTTTGTGAAGTTCGACGAAGCCTCGAAAGAGTTTAACGTGCTGCGGATTAAGTTTCTGGGAGATTGTTACTACTGCGTCTCTGGTGTACCGGTGCGTAACAAATATCACGCCAAAAGCTGCGTTAACTTGGGCCTGCGCATGATCAAAGACATACGGGATGTGCGTATGTCGCGAGATCTCAACATCGATATGCGCATTGGTATCCACAGCGGAAGCATTATATCCGGTGTAATTGGGGCGTGTAAGTGGCAGTATGATATCTGGTCAAAGGACGTCATTATTGCCAACAAGATGGAATCAACTGGCGAGGCAGG CAAAGTTCACGTTACAATGCAAACTTTGGAGTTACTCGATGGAGAGTACATCTTCGAGGAAGGGACACCACAGGCCAAGGAAGATCCTATCCTCGTTAAACACAATATACAGACGTTCCTGATCGTTCCCCAGCCAGGATATGACGATGGTTCG TTCTTTACTGTTCAAGAACCTGGCCCGAGCAGTCGTATGTCAAGTGGAGTGAAGAGGAAAACCATTAAAAAGGAGCGCAATTTGGTGACGagaaattttatgcaaaactcAATGGAACAATTTCGTGAAATCATGAAGCTGACCAATGTCGAAATGGCTTACGAGTTGGAACGAATGCCCATCGGAAGATTTCA ATTCAACAAGCTTTTCTCGTCTTACAAAACTTATATTCAAGAACCTTCGCACACGGTATCGCCGAGATCTACAGAGACTGGAGCACGTTGCAGCGAAGAAGACACCAACCGTCTCGACAATATGTCCCCATTTTTCATGTGCTTTGAAAACAAACGCTGGGAACTGACGTACCTTCAGGAACCGGACCTAATGCTCAAGTACAGCGTGCTAATGAGTTTCATCGTGTTCGTGTGCATCCTGCTAATACAGATCTTAAACGAAGCTTCGGGCATGTACTTTTGGGTATTGAATGGATTGTCCGGTGCACTCCTGCTTGCATTCATTCCCATCACCTGGTTCAAGAAGGTATGGGATGTCTATACGCCGTACTCGATCGACGATTTGCTGCGGGTTCGAAAGCCCCAATCGAGGGTAATGCGAATATTTTACGACTTCTCCAACGACATCATGAGTAACTACGTTATACGTACGGTGATCTATCTAATTACGATCGCATTACTGGTGGTGTGTTCATTAATGTATCTAATAGAGTGTAATTACGATCTGTTGGAGCATTCGACAACAAGTGAGCTACCTCCTACGGTTATGGATAATCTTACGAACCTGTTGCAAGAACAACGAGGACCGTTCGATTCTTTGGGTAAAAATTTCTGCACAAATCCATGG TCAGTCACCCAGTGCCTCACGTTGGCGATCGGAATGGCTTTTCTATTTCTTAGGATACACTTTCTGCTGAAGGCTGCCGTAGGGTTGCTGATATTCTTCTGCTACTGTTGGGCGATCTTTGATGAGCTGTACTATTACTTCGACAGTAGCGCCAGCATGAATCCTGGCCTTGATCCAAAGGTCTCCCACCTGATGCTAATTCTGTTCATTGTCATTATATTTCACTGGATCGATCGGCAGTCGGAGTACATCGCACGGACGGATTATAA ttggaaacaacagctCTTAAAACAGAAAGAGGAAGCGGAAGTAACAAAGCAGACGAACAAGATCCTGGTGGAAAACATCTTGCCGACGCATGTGGCCGAAATCTACATCAATCGACAGTTGAAAAATGAGTTTTACAACGAGGAATACGAAAATGTGGCGGTCATGTTTGCGACCATCACAAACATGGAGGTGAATACGGACATATCCGTGGAGAATGAGAAAAGTGTGTTGAAGGTATTGAACGAGATAATTTGCGATTTCGACGAACGTCTGCAGTACTTCGACGGGTACCTGAAGGTGGAGAAAATAAAGGTAGCCGGATGGACGTACATGGCAGCCTGCGGACTAGATCCGGGTAGGTGCGATTCGTCATCGTCTCTTAGTGGTTATCGGTCAGTGTCGGGCATGACTCGTACCTCTCTAATGACCAACGGCAGACGTAGTCTTAATCCTCGTACCTCGCTAGAGGTCACGCACAAAGCTAGCACGAGTACAAGAAGCAACTCCAGCAATTCCAGTCGGCAGAGCAACAACGTCACGATCGTTATGGCCGAGTTTGCTCTCGAGTTGATGCGAGTGTTGCGCGACTTTagtaatgaaaatttcaaacaaaccaGCCCGGGACTGCTGCGGGTCGGTATATCCCATGGCAAAGTGATGGCAGGTGTCGTAGGATCCAGTAAACCTCTGTACGATATCTGGGGAAATGCGGTCAACATGGCATCGCGGATGGACTCAACCGGGCGCCCTGGTCGTATTCAAGTGACGAAGGAAAGTGCGGAAGTGCTCCAAAGCTACGGCTATCAGTGTGACTATCGGGGCGAAATTTTCGTCAAGGGGCGTGGAAAAATTCCTACATATTTTCTAAAGATAAGTAACGACTTGAAGTTTCTCAAAAAGTTATGTGCAACTAGCAATGGAAATGCGCCCACCGAATATATAACGACGAAGCTTTAG
- the LOC125769939 gene encoding leucine-rich repeat-containing protein 59 has product MAMQQLENEEKINVRDRLVDNVLDLSLMNISKVPVQEIKPLRRATVMDLSSNRICIIESNFTDLTQLTQIDLSKNRITSICDDFGLLTNLRRLDLYKNQITRLPLTFGRLKNLKYLDLKENPLNPIFKKLIGTCSDTNDCLVAATRAVDFMKQVERRVVEDRAKERKVRLEKQQLQEAQMKEEMKVAAQEEKPTNEQKSEKPKRRRKQIPQGEAVLSEDSKTKHKAEKKADRVDEDDTVSSGLRHSLVFWLAMLVLLAVSFLLCANYYDVLPRKSSETILEEYIK; this is encoded by the exons ATGGCAATGCAACAACTTGAAAACGAGGAAAAGATTAACGTGCGTGATCGTCTGGTGGACAATGTGCTGGATCTAAGCCTGATGAACATTTCCAAAGTACCGGTGCAAGAAATT AAACCACTCCGACGTGCCACTGTTATGGATCTTTCCAGTAATCGCATCTGTATCATCGAG AGTAATTTTACCGACCTCACACAACTAACGCAGATAGATCTGTCGAAGAATCGTATTACGTCGATTTGCGATGATTTCGGCCTGCTCACCAACTTACGGCGCTTGGATTTGTACAAGAACCAAATCACAAGGCTGCCGCTTACGTTCGGGCGCCTAAAAAATCTCAAGTATCTCGATCTGAAGGAAAATCCACTGAACCCCATCTTTAAGAAGCTCATCGGAACATGCAGCGACACCAACGATTGCCTAGTGGCAGCGACGCGTGCCGTGGACTTTATGAAGCAGGTCGAACGTCGCGTCGTAGAAGATCGTGCCAAGGAACGAAAAGTGCGCTTGGAAAAACAGCAATTGCAGGAGGCGCAAATGAAGGAGGAAATGAAAGTTGctgcccaagaagaaaagccAACTAATGAACAAAAGTctgaaaaaccaaaacgtagACGAAAGCAGATTCCACAAGGTGAAGCTGTTCTTAGCGAAGATTCAAAAACTAAGCataaagcagaaaagaaagctGACCGGGTGGATGAAGACGATACAGTCTCGTCAGGCCTTCGTCATTCGCTCGTATTTTGGCTGGCCATGTTAGTGCTGTTGGCCGTTTCGTTTCTGCTTTGCGCCAATTATTACGATGTGCTTCCCCGGAAATCTTCTGAAACCATTCTCGAAGAGTATATCAAGTAA